The following are encoded together in the Acidicapsa ligni genome:
- a CDS encoding M1 family metallopeptidase has product MNFRRLRVFAFVATLIFIWQVRTADSQQQPNTNATYHQLRTLLPGPATIVVDNFTLKRDSATFTFTHGEFALFGEVNGKVTGAVFGGTGHFHLTPPTTVERHNLQILTKKSEFDEDFTRVVLRFSDKTADELRKAAVSGKQAQPDSSLVQAATEFHTFQREHLFENIDLRLLEDVLSPAPSAEGGFFLAAIKGSTDSHLIFEIDPHGAPVVTPEEVRLSNWNQWGWTFPSAFHLASEYTAGTDSSRQENTPFHVESEDLDTTIEKSGFLGGVATVHLHALEDGLAVVPLELFPTLRVSHVEGEHGEALDFVQEKREEDADFAVVLATPLKKNDTAILKITYGGKDAVVNRGGDNYDPIARENWFPNGGTSFGSYSRYKMRFHSPKETSLIATGDKLSDKVDGKSRITEWDSMTPLPVAGFHLGLFVEKDGKTPDGLAVSAYANSELPSWAQGVRNAANDEGMGPQLGSHMSGMAVGNLNTTGMLPATLSQGTVAAQIYTNYFGKLPFDHLALSQQPACDFGQSWPMLVYLPICGFWDQTIQNQFGLNPADPYWKTVTAHEVAHQWWGHTVGFMSYRDQWMSEGFADASASIFLQKTRKTPNDFRDFWKQLKTQLTDRNADGFRPIDVGPVTMGSRLSSPKTGWSVYQNLVYPKGAYILHMVRMMMFSSKTGDADFIAMMHDFVDTYRLKVATTEDFKAMLEKHMTPGMDLDHNHKMDWFFNEYVYGTDLPQYHFETQLKENSDEDSLYFKLTQSGVPESFKMLVPVYLELSDGRAVRMGTVTIIGNQVVEKTIRLAKPPVAIKKVSIDYMHDVLAVEN; this is encoded by the coding sequence TTGAATTTTCGTCGATTGCGCGTCTTTGCTTTTGTTGCCACGCTTATTTTTATTTGGCAGGTTCGCACTGCTGACAGCCAGCAGCAGCCTAATACCAATGCGACGTATCACCAGTTGCGCACGTTGTTGCCGGGTCCGGCGACGATCGTGGTGGACAACTTTACTCTCAAGCGCGACTCGGCCACGTTTACCTTTACGCATGGGGAGTTCGCTCTCTTTGGCGAAGTGAATGGCAAGGTCACAGGTGCGGTTTTTGGCGGGACGGGGCATTTTCATCTGACGCCGCCGACTACGGTGGAACGGCACAATCTGCAGATCCTCACCAAAAAGTCAGAGTTCGACGAAGATTTCACACGGGTGGTACTGCGCTTCTCCGACAAAACTGCGGACGAACTGCGCAAGGCTGCCGTGAGCGGAAAGCAGGCTCAACCGGATAGCAGCCTCGTCCAGGCGGCAACGGAGTTTCACACCTTTCAGCGTGAGCATCTTTTTGAAAACATCGACCTTCGCCTGCTTGAAGATGTTCTAAGCCCGGCACCATCGGCAGAAGGCGGCTTCTTTCTCGCGGCCATCAAAGGCTCCACGGATTCGCACCTGATCTTTGAGATCGATCCCCACGGCGCTCCCGTCGTAACTCCGGAAGAGGTAAGGCTGAGCAACTGGAACCAATGGGGCTGGACCTTTCCCTCGGCTTTTCATCTCGCGAGTGAATATACGGCCGGCACGGATAGCAGCCGGCAGGAAAACACGCCCTTCCACGTTGAGAGTGAAGACCTCGATACAACGATCGAAAAGAGCGGCTTCCTCGGCGGAGTAGCCACAGTGCATCTGCATGCCCTGGAGGACGGACTTGCAGTGGTGCCGCTCGAACTGTTCCCGACATTGCGCGTAAGCCATGTCGAAGGCGAACACGGAGAGGCTCTCGACTTTGTGCAGGAGAAGAGAGAGGAAGATGCCGATTTTGCGGTCGTCCTCGCTACGCCTCTCAAGAAGAACGATACGGCGATCCTCAAGATCACGTACGGCGGCAAGGATGCAGTGGTCAATCGCGGTGGCGATAACTATGATCCCATCGCGCGCGAAAACTGGTTTCCCAACGGAGGCACTTCGTTCGGCAGTTATTCGCGATACAAGATGCGCTTTCATTCGCCTAAAGAGACTTCGTTAATTGCGACGGGCGACAAGTTGAGCGATAAAGTAGATGGCAAATCGCGCATCACCGAGTGGGATTCCATGACGCCGCTGCCGGTTGCGGGATTTCATCTGGGCCTTTTCGTCGAGAAAGATGGGAAGACTCCAGATGGTTTGGCGGTATCTGCCTATGCCAACAGTGAACTGCCGAGCTGGGCACAGGGCGTTCGAAACGCGGCTAACGATGAGGGCATGGGGCCGCAGCTTGGGTCTCACATGTCAGGCATGGCCGTCGGTAATCTGAATACGACCGGGATGCTTCCGGCTACGTTGTCGCAAGGCACAGTTGCTGCGCAGATTTACACGAACTATTTTGGCAAACTGCCTTTCGATCATCTGGCCTTGTCACAGCAGCCTGCATGCGACTTTGGTCAGAGCTGGCCGATGCTTGTGTATCTGCCGATCTGCGGCTTCTGGGATCAGACGATTCAGAATCAGTTCGGGCTCAACCCTGCTGATCCGTATTGGAAGACGGTGACAGCGCATGAAGTCGCGCATCAGTGGTGGGGCCACACCGTGGGATTTATGAGTTACCGCGACCAGTGGATGAGTGAAGGTTTTGCCGATGCGTCGGCCTCAATCTTTCTCCAGAAGACACGCAAGACGCCCAATGATTTTCGTGATTTCTGGAAGCAGCTCAAAACGCAGTTGACGGACCGCAATGCCGATGGATTTCGTCCCATCGACGTGGGCCCGGTAACGATGGGCAGCCGGCTCAGTTCGCCAAAAACCGGATGGAGCGTCTATCAGAACCTCGTCTATCCCAAGGGCGCATACATTCTGCACATGGTGCGTATGATGATGTTTTCTTCGAAGACAGGTGACGCGGATTTCATCGCCATGATGCATGACTTCGTCGATACCTACAGGCTCAAGGTCGCTACTACCGAGGACTTCAAAGCAATGCTTGAGAAGCACATGACACCCGGCATGGATCTCGATCACAACCACAAGATGGATTGGTTCTTCAACGAGTATGTGTATGGCACCGATCTGCCGCAGTATCACTTCGAGACGCAGCTAAAAGAGAACAGCGACGAGGACTCGCTCTACTTCAAACTTACGCAATCGGGTGTTCCGGAAAGCTTTAAAATGCTGGTGCCTGTCTACCTGGAACTCAGCGATGGACGCGCGGTTCGAATGGGCACTGTGACGATCATCGGCAATCAGGTGGTGGAGAAAACGATTCGGCTGGCCAAGCCTCCGGTCGCTATCAAGAAAGTCTCAATCGACTACATGCATGACGTGCTGGCAGTAGAAAACTAG
- a CDS encoding alpha/beta fold hydrolase, protein MVFFVSLICCAAALASAGFLYQWFGAHRDRRLYAGLGRWISIGNGCKLYMLEKGSGGPTVLFEAGIAATNLNWCHIQDMVSEFTHTASYDRGGLGWSSPSNTVRTPGNIAIELNAMLEAAGIKPPYVLVGHSFGGLVMRRYALLYPENVAGIILVDPMRCEEWPPLNPEKQALLDRGAKLSGYAVPIARSGLARLAVTSLLCRSGRLSTFLAGAAGKGGMHVLGRIKSEVGKMPEAVWPIVAAHWSRPGYYVGMSDHIVAVPDTVREMQNAEPIFGIPILLLTPITSSPLTDECLACIGDNIQQVIAPESEHWIHLDEPDLVIDSIREMVMATSSMTVEVIA, encoded by the coding sequence ATGGTATTTTTCGTTTCGCTCATTTGCTGCGCCGCGGCACTTGCGTCTGCAGGGTTTCTTTATCAATGGTTTGGAGCACATCGCGATCGTCGTCTTTACGCCGGTCTTGGCCGATGGATCAGTATTGGGAACGGCTGCAAGCTTTATATGCTCGAAAAAGGTTCGGGCGGCCCAACTGTACTTTTTGAGGCTGGAATAGCCGCGACCAATCTGAATTGGTGCCATATTCAGGATATGGTCTCCGAATTCACCCATACCGCCTCTTACGATCGCGGCGGTCTTGGCTGGAGCAGCCCATCGAACACCGTGCGCACCCCCGGCAACATTGCGATTGAGCTGAACGCGATGCTGGAGGCTGCTGGCATCAAGCCGCCCTACGTGCTTGTAGGCCACTCCTTTGGCGGGCTTGTCATGCGGCGTTACGCGCTCCTCTATCCGGAAAATGTCGCAGGCATCATCCTGGTAGATCCCATGCGCTGTGAAGAATGGCCTCCGTTGAACCCAGAGAAGCAGGCGTTGCTCGATCGTGGCGCAAAGCTCTCCGGTTATGCGGTTCCCATCGCACGGTCGGGCCTGGCCCGGCTCGCTGTAACGTCCCTGCTCTGCCGTTCCGGGCGCCTGTCCACCTTTCTGGCTGGAGCAGCCGGCAAAGGGGGAATGCATGTCCTCGGCCGCATCAAAAGCGAAGTTGGCAAGATGCCTGAGGCAGTCTGGCCCATCGTGGCCGCTCACTGGTCGCGTCCTGGCTACTACGTCGGCATGTCAGACCATATCGTGGCTGTTCCCGACACCGTGCGGGAGATGCAAAACGCCGAACCCATCTTCGGCATTCCTATTTTGCTGTTGACGCCGATCACCTCTTCTCCGCTGACGGATGAATGCCTGGCCTGCATCGGGGACAACATTCAGCAGGTAATCGCGCCAGAGAGCGAGCATTGGATTCATCTCGATGAGCCGGATCTGGTCATCGACTCCATCCGGGAGATGGTGATGGCCACCAGTTCCATGACGGTTGAGGTCATTGCCTAA
- the lptB gene encoding LPS export ABC transporter ATP-binding protein, translated as MQTLSAEGIGKSYSGRQVVREVSVSITRGEVVGLLGPNGAGKTTSFYMIVGLVAPESGRVMVDDVDITRVPMYLRARNHGISYLPQEPSVFRKLTVEQNILAVLEAQPIPDHERRARTERLIQQLNLRHIRTTKGYALSGGERRRVEIARCLCIQPSFLLLDEPFSGIDPIAVLDLQKIIFDLKSSGIGILITDHNVRETLSVTDRAYIIAEGKIFRTGTPHQLGNDPEVRRVYLGEGFSLD; from the coding sequence ATGCAGACACTCAGCGCCGAGGGAATCGGCAAATCGTATAGCGGTCGACAGGTTGTCCGAGAAGTCAGCGTCAGCATCACGCGCGGAGAAGTTGTCGGTCTGCTCGGCCCTAACGGCGCAGGTAAAACCACCAGCTTTTACATGATCGTGGGTCTGGTGGCCCCGGAGTCGGGCCGCGTCATGGTCGATGATGTTGATATCACGCGTGTTCCCATGTACCTGCGCGCCCGCAATCACGGCATCAGCTACCTGCCGCAGGAGCCGTCGGTTTTTCGCAAGCTCACGGTGGAGCAGAACATTCTCGCAGTCCTCGAAGCGCAGCCAATCCCCGACCACGAGCGCCGGGCACGCACCGAACGCCTGATTCAGCAGCTCAATCTGCGCCATATTCGCACGACGAAGGGCTATGCGCTCTCAGGCGGCGAACGGCGGCGCGTCGAAATTGCTCGCTGCCTCTGCATTCAGCCCAGCTTTTTGTTGCTGGATGAGCCCTTCAGCGGTATTGATCCGATTGCCGTACTCGATTTACAAAAGATTATTTTTGATCTCAAGTCCAGTGGAATCGGCATCTTAATTACTGACCACAATGTACGCGAGACGCTTTCCGTAACCGACCGGGCGTACATTATTGCAGAGGGAAAAATCTTTCGTACCGGCACGCCTCACCAGTTGGGTAACGATCCTGAAGTGCGCCGTGTCTACCTGGGTGAGGGTTTTTCATTGGATTAA
- a CDS encoding serine/threonine-protein kinase yields MKRRMIEHYEILRRLGAGGSGVVYLANDTLLTRPVVLKILRRGLLTQGQMRTTVLREARLASAIEHPNVCAIYEVGETGEEAYIVMQFVPGQSVDTLIARGPANVQLVLSVGIQIADGLQAAHALGIFHRDLKPQNVMLTDGGLVKILDFGLARRLHPEEADFDPSKPTVPRTTSLAETYTARGGTIRYMAPEQFVTGQSSVQSDIWALGVLLYELTAGRHPFARPDAEDFQVIRAIQFSDPPDLEEIVPGLSIELKSVIATCLEKNPAVRYSSAGEVREALKTIMKAMQLETGGIPGDAAANLVTSGPEAEKRTTSFLSMLAERFRESSSESPRQNSVVVLPFNNLGTTQVAPLYGFALADAIAARLARIPSIVVRPSSSLMSLPTAQMDPLDIGQKLLVSHVLAGNFMRSEQGFDLNWQLLDVASQSVRSGGTISVASFDLIAVQNEISNEVFAVLQGIGGVDNRSPQSENGRSVSRDVSLPDVVSEEYLQARALLSSFMTRTGSRADLDRAHALFENITTSDPEFAAGWSGLGIAELQYVRHGFGGQIHVMTARRAFDLAYKLDPGSTEANLYRIYMLLSRGEKESARHGIANLLSSAANDWNVHMVAGITLRIDGMYEEALNQFSQALKLNPANAALLYNHRARVYHYKNQLEVAGDELAKGLALEPRHPLLRTSAGYQQMRMGNLHEAIALLEAVIHDDNSMRIAVPTLAFCYVQVGERARGAALLKDDTLAAAEADSEMAYRLASYFAVEGDSSEALHWLRRAIYLGNENYPWFAKNPAWNNLRTNSDFDRILEDLKKAYRKNQKIWTRLLEQVPHDSE; encoded by the coding sequence ATGAAGCGAAGAATGATCGAGCACTACGAGATACTCCGCCGCCTTGGTGCGGGCGGGAGCGGCGTCGTGTATCTCGCCAATGACACACTTCTGACGCGTCCGGTCGTGCTCAAGATTCTGCGCCGCGGGCTGCTTACGCAGGGGCAGATGCGGACCACCGTCCTGCGCGAAGCCCGGTTGGCATCGGCCATCGAACACCCTAACGTCTGCGCTATCTATGAAGTAGGCGAAACCGGCGAAGAAGCGTACATCGTAATGCAGTTCGTTCCCGGCCAGTCGGTCGATACGCTGATCGCGCGCGGACCGGCAAATGTGCAGCTCGTGCTTTCGGTCGGCATTCAGATCGCGGACGGCCTCCAGGCAGCCCATGCGCTGGGTATTTTTCACCGTGACCTGAAGCCTCAGAATGTCATGCTGACCGACGGAGGGCTGGTCAAGATCCTCGACTTCGGTCTGGCTCGCCGCCTGCATCCGGAAGAGGCGGATTTCGATCCGTCCAAACCAACTGTTCCCCGAACTACTTCTCTCGCAGAGACTTACACCGCGCGCGGCGGAACAATCCGCTACATGGCCCCGGAGCAATTCGTCACCGGCCAGTCGAGCGTGCAGTCGGATATCTGGGCGCTTGGTGTCCTGCTCTACGAACTCACGGCTGGACGGCACCCGTTTGCGCGTCCCGATGCAGAAGATTTCCAGGTCATTCGCGCGATCCAGTTTTCAGATCCGCCCGATCTGGAGGAGATCGTTCCCGGTCTTTCCATCGAGTTGAAGAGTGTGATCGCGACTTGCCTGGAAAAGAATCCCGCTGTCCGTTACTCCTCGGCCGGCGAGGTAAGGGAAGCACTCAAAACCATCATGAAAGCGATGCAGCTTGAGACGGGCGGTATTCCCGGCGACGCTGCGGCCAATCTTGTGACCAGCGGCCCGGAAGCGGAGAAGCGAACCACCAGCTTTCTCTCGATGCTTGCCGAGCGCTTTCGCGAGTCCAGCAGCGAGTCTCCGCGCCAGAACTCCGTCGTGGTGCTGCCGTTCAATAATCTTGGCACCACACAGGTTGCGCCGCTCTATGGGTTTGCGCTGGCCGATGCGATCGCAGCGCGGTTGGCCCGCATTCCATCCATAGTTGTCCGTCCATCCAGCTCCCTGATGAGCCTGCCTACCGCGCAGATGGACCCGCTCGATATTGGCCAGAAGCTGCTGGTTTCGCATGTATTGGCGGGGAATTTCATGCGCTCCGAGCAGGGCTTCGACCTCAACTGGCAGTTGCTTGACGTGGCTTCGCAAAGCGTACGCTCCGGTGGAACGATCAGTGTTGCTTCGTTCGATCTGATTGCCGTGCAGAATGAAATCTCCAACGAAGTTTTCGCCGTGCTGCAAGGCATCGGCGGCGTCGATAACCGCTCGCCGCAGTCTGAAAATGGCAGGTCCGTCTCCCGCGATGTTTCGTTGCCGGATGTCGTTTCGGAAGAGTATCTGCAAGCGCGTGCGTTGCTCAGTTCCTTTATGACTCGCACCGGCTCGCGTGCGGATCTCGATCGCGCCCATGCTTTATTTGAGAACATCACCACCAGCGATCCGGAGTTTGCCGCTGGCTGGTCCGGCCTGGGCATTGCCGAACTGCAATATGTGCGCCACGGCTTCGGCGGCCAGATTCACGTGATGACAGCTCGCCGCGCCTTTGATCTTGCTTACAAGCTCGATCCCGGCTCGACCGAGGCCAATCTTTATCGCATCTACATGCTGCTCTCGCGTGGCGAAAAAGAATCGGCTCGTCACGGCATTGCCAACCTGCTCAGCTCAGCGGCCAACGACTGGAATGTGCACATGGTCGCGGGCATTACGCTGCGTATCGACGGCATGTATGAAGAGGCGTTGAACCAGTTCAGCCAGGCGCTCAAGCTGAATCCAGCGAACGCGGCGCTGCTCTATAATCACCGCGCACGCGTCTATCACTACAAAAATCAGCTTGAGGTTGCAGGCGACGAGCTTGCCAAGGGTCTGGCGCTTGAGCCGCGGCATCCGCTATTGCGAACTTCGGCTGGCTACCAGCAGATGCGCATGGGCAATCTGCACGAGGCGATTGCGCTTCTTGAAGCTGTGATTCACGACGACAACTCGATGCGCATCGCCGTTCCAACGCTGGCGTTTTGCTACGTGCAGGTGGGCGAACGAGCGCGGGGCGCTGCTCTGCTCAAGGACGACACGCTTGCCGCCGCCGAAGCCGACAGCGAAATGGCCTATCGCCTTGCTTCGTATTTCGCTGTCGAGGGCGACTCCAGCGAGGCGTTGCACTGGCTGCGCCGGGCGATTTACCTGGGGAACGAAAACTATCCTTGGTTCGCCAAGAATCCTGCATGGAATAACCTGCGTACCAACTCGGATTTCGACCGGATTCTCGAAGATCTGAAAAAAGCGTATCGCAAGAATCAGAAGATCTGGACACGGCTGCTGGAGCAGGTTCCGCACGATTCCGAATAA
- a CDS encoding retropepsin-like aspartic protease produces the protein MLISSLAAVTALNAQETLPQDATPKPALPQPQKSQTPQTLPSPPAPPQQSSAQQPGATPEAAPGAGAQVRTGSQFGQEQSTFSRLFSLLRDHQFPDMEQMLDAPESNDDAVLPPKQKQLLRGVLANHENKPLESIQMLEPLLDSLVSSGDAAQEKIVRKALAEDYLRTGQWAKASQAYQNYDSRMGASLTADERDEIELPLKLLPLAIGHPAMTVEPGDAFSLPYDRDAIGLTDIPVFVDAQSHDWMLDPTAPFNLICRSTAREVGLKISEQSATVHTITGRAMVVHATVIPRFTLGTVTFRNMTAFVFDDADYAFPQSHYEVRGVLGYPAISALGSLKITADAKIEVQPGEKGERLTSGARFFLDGDQILAALGKPGEERMYAIDASGQQTYLTSRYYAEHEDEFADKKMQLLSMPGSQHKPPAPAYVSESVRLLVGETPASFHFMQVLTEPLGSSAVDDTYGTLGMDALDELKSYTFDYRTMHFGVTTEETGRTRY, from the coding sequence ATGCTGATTTCAAGTCTGGCAGCGGTAACAGCATTGAACGCCCAGGAAACTCTTCCGCAGGACGCTACACCAAAACCCGCATTACCGCAGCCCCAAAAGTCCCAAACGCCGCAAACATTGCCATCGCCTCCTGCACCTCCACAGCAGTCCAGTGCACAGCAGCCCGGCGCCACGCCGGAGGCAGCTCCCGGCGCAGGCGCGCAGGTTCGGACCGGGTCACAATTCGGCCAGGAGCAGAGTACCTTTTCCAGGCTGTTTTCACTGCTGCGAGATCACCAGTTCCCGGACATGGAACAGATGCTCGATGCCCCGGAGAGCAATGACGACGCGGTGCTGCCGCCAAAGCAAAAGCAACTCCTGCGCGGCGTGCTCGCCAATCATGAGAACAAGCCGCTGGAGTCCATCCAGATGCTGGAGCCGCTGCTGGATTCCTTAGTCTCCAGCGGCGATGCGGCTCAGGAAAAAATCGTTCGCAAAGCGCTCGCCGAGGACTATCTACGCACCGGCCAATGGGCCAAGGCATCGCAGGCATACCAGAACTACGACAGCCGTATGGGCGCCAGCCTGACTGCCGATGAGCGGGACGAGATCGAGCTTCCGCTGAAGCTGCTGCCCCTCGCCATTGGCCATCCTGCGATGACGGTCGAACCGGGCGACGCGTTTTCCCTGCCCTATGACCGCGATGCGATCGGGCTGACGGATATCCCGGTTTTTGTCGACGCGCAATCGCATGACTGGATGCTCGACCCGACCGCTCCTTTTAATCTCATCTGCCGTTCCACGGCAAGAGAAGTCGGGCTTAAAATATCCGAGCAGTCAGCGACGGTGCACACCATCACGGGCCGGGCGATGGTGGTTCACGCAACGGTGATTCCACGCTTCACGCTGGGGACGGTTACCTTTCGCAACATGACTGCCTTTGTCTTTGACGATGCGGATTATGCCTTTCCACAATCGCATTACGAGGTGCGCGGCGTGCTGGGCTATCCCGCGATCTCCGCGCTGGGGAGCCTGAAGATCACCGCCGACGCCAAGATCGAGGTACAGCCGGGCGAAAAAGGCGAGCGTCTCACCAGCGGCGCACGCTTCTTTCTGGACGGCGACCAGATCCTCGCAGCACTCGGCAAGCCCGGCGAAGAGCGCATGTACGCGATTGACGCCAGTGGGCAGCAGACCTATCTCACATCCCGCTACTATGCCGAGCATGAAGACGAGTTTGCAGACAAGAAGATGCAGTTGCTCAGCATGCCCGGATCGCAGCATAAGCCTCCCGCGCCGGCGTATGTCTCCGAATCGGTGCGCCTTCTGGTAGGAGAGACTCCGGCGAGCTTCCACTTCATGCAGGTGCTCACGGAACCGCTTGGCTCAAGCGCAGTCGATGATACCTATGGCACCCTGGGTATGGATGCCCTGGACGAGTTGAAGAGTTATACCTTCGACTACCGCACCATGCACTTCGGAGTTACAACCGAAGAGACCGGACGCACCCGCTATTAG
- a CDS encoding DUF92 domain-containing protein → MGNLESQHSLNWQSKIILLLVVPWTAISALLDSLWWSNQVPVVAWTTLGICSVFGLVVWRLRAGTAAAAATGATLAASLMYSTTNYPYSSSWLHGGLLPVLAVFLIAYAATKIGRSKKEKLGTSEEKHGRNSAQVAANLGAAALLAHPTLSALFLGTLGSAQHGPSLALTLSSAALAEAAADTASSEIGQVFGGRPRMVTSLRVVEPGTDGAITLIGTAAGVVAAAIIGAVSALVLGPVLGNGWSIFWLVFVGGVFGLLFDSLLGATLERGRWLNNDAVNFLSTLSAPAFSVAVVLALEHFQFRY, encoded by the coding sequence GTGGGAAATCTTGAGTCACAACATTCGCTGAATTGGCAGTCCAAAATAATCCTGCTGCTGGTGGTGCCCTGGACAGCGATCAGCGCCCTGCTGGACAGTCTTTGGTGGTCGAACCAAGTGCCTGTCGTAGCCTGGACGACCCTGGGAATCTGCAGTGTTTTTGGCCTGGTCGTATGGCGGCTGAGGGCAGGCACCGCGGCTGCGGCTGCGACAGGGGCAACCCTTGCGGCAAGCCTGATGTATTCGACTACGAACTACCCGTATTCGAGCAGTTGGCTCCACGGCGGTCTACTGCCGGTGCTGGCCGTATTTTTGATTGCGTATGCGGCAACCAAAATCGGGCGATCCAAAAAAGAGAAGCTCGGCACCAGCGAAGAAAAACACGGGCGAAATTCCGCACAGGTGGCAGCAAATCTCGGGGCAGCGGCTTTGCTGGCTCATCCCACGTTATCCGCATTGTTCCTGGGCACGCTGGGATCGGCTCAGCATGGTCCATCGCTGGCGCTCACGCTCTCGTCCGCGGCACTTGCAGAAGCGGCGGCGGACACGGCTTCCTCTGAAATTGGGCAGGTTTTTGGCGGCCGTCCGCGCATGGTTACATCCCTGCGCGTGGTGGAACCGGGAACCGATGGCGCCATCACGCTGATAGGCACTGCTGCCGGAGTCGTAGCCGCTGCAATCATCGGCGCCGTGTCCGCCCTGGTGCTTGGACCCGTACTCGGAAACGGATGGTCCATTTTCTGGCTGGTGTTTGTTGGCGGAGTCTTCGGTCTGCTATTCGACAGCCTGCTGGGCGCAACGCTCGAACGCGGCCGTTGGCTGAATAACGATGCTGTGAATTTTCTCTCGACCTTGAGTGCGCCGGCTTTTTCCGTGGCGGTGGTGCTGGCGCTCGAACATTTTCAATTCAGGTATTGA
- a CDS encoding RNA polymerase factor sigma-54: MPLLQPRLNLKVSQRQILTPGLMQMVSVLALNKLELTEMINAEMIENPVLEEIDESVPSLDEIGGREAMRDRVVEEAPVTPKDPFEEIDFGSYFQDYLDPGFRTSQEYEELDKPSFEHFLSQPTTLTDHLLWQLGSMSLEAHLRESAEFLIGNLDEDGYLSTSLEELAEAFAGKEDTQQSSLDRMRAALDVIQHLDPAGIGALDLRDCLRIQLNAQLRELELVFDRIPVHEADEFGELDVADEMHGEHLSQNRDHRTASVHAPALNSDAELVDLAAEAHSPHHSLHADAEVVLDQRRQTFATAKLIVRDHLQLLQKRDIKEISRAVSRPATEVNTAIELIRTLDPRPGRRYNREQTRLIEPDVAFVKRGDTWMVAMNEEDMPTLRLSQRYRRMLVADGTDKEVKDYVKERFRSAMQLMRNIAQRKSTILRTCEVIVRRQQEFLDVGIEALRPMMIKEVAEEIGVHPSTVSRAVANKYAHTPQGVIELRFFFSEGANGPEGMDTPLVVLKRKVRKLIEEENPRHPLTDDQLAALLQGQGIQVTRRTVAKYREDLHIPSTHQRRRREA; encoded by the coding sequence ATGCCACTGTTGCAGCCGAGATTGAATCTGAAGGTATCGCAACGTCAGATCCTGACCCCAGGACTGATGCAGATGGTAAGTGTGCTCGCGTTGAATAAACTTGAGCTGACCGAGATGATCAACGCCGAGATGATCGAAAATCCGGTGCTGGAAGAAATCGACGAGTCTGTACCGAGCCTGGACGAGATCGGTGGCCGCGAGGCGATGCGCGACCGGGTTGTGGAAGAAGCACCGGTGACGCCGAAAGATCCATTCGAAGAGATCGACTTTGGCTCTTATTTTCAGGATTATCTCGACCCCGGTTTCCGCACCAGCCAGGAGTACGAGGAGCTGGATAAGCCCTCATTCGAGCATTTTCTCTCGCAGCCGACGACGCTCACCGACCACCTGCTCTGGCAGCTTGGCTCAATGAGCCTTGAAGCGCATCTACGCGAGTCCGCCGAATTCCTCATAGGCAATCTGGATGAGGATGGGTATCTGTCGACTTCGCTTGAAGAGCTTGCCGAAGCGTTCGCGGGAAAAGAGGATACGCAACAGTCTTCGCTGGACCGGATGCGTGCCGCGCTTGACGTGATCCAGCATCTGGACCCGGCGGGTATAGGCGCGCTCGATCTGCGTGACTGTCTGCGGATTCAACTGAATGCACAGTTACGCGAGTTGGAGCTGGTCTTCGATCGCATCCCTGTTCATGAAGCTGATGAGTTTGGCGAGTTGGATGTCGCGGATGAGATGCATGGGGAGCATCTGTCGCAGAATCGAGATCACCGGACTGCTTCCGTGCATGCGCCGGCGTTGAATTCTGATGCAGAGTTGGTTGATCTTGCCGCTGAAGCGCACAGCCCGCACCACAGCCTGCACGCTGACGCGGAAGTGGTTCTCGATCAGCGCCGACAGACGTTTGCAACTGCCAAGCTCATTGTTCGCGACCATTTGCAACTGCTGCAAAAGCGGGATATCAAAGAAATCTCCCGCGCAGTCTCGCGGCCAGCCACTGAAGTCAACACGGCTATTGAGCTGATCCGCACGCTGGACCCTCGGCCGGGCCGCCGCTATAACCGCGAGCAGACGCGGCTCATCGAGCCCGACGTTGCTTTTGTGAAGCGCGGCGATACCTGGATGGTGGCTATGAATGAAGAGGACATGCCCACTCTTCGCCTGAGCCAGCGCTACCGCCGCATGCTGGTCGCCGACGGCACGGATAAGGAAGTAAAGGATTACGTCAAGGAACGCTTCCGCTCGGCAATGCAGTTGATGCGCAACATCGCTCAGCGCAAGAGCACGATCCTGCGCACCTGCGAGGTGATTGTGCGGCGGCAGCAGGAGTTTCTCGATGTGGGCATCGAGGCGCTGCGCCCGATGATGATCAAAGAGGTCGCGGAGGAGATTGGCGTTCATCCCTCGACTGTCAGCCGCGCCGTGGCCAACAAATACGCGCACACTCCGCAGGGCGTGATCGAACTGCGCTTCTTCTTCTCTGAAGGGGCGAATGGCCCCGAGGGAATGGACACACCGCTGGTCGTTCTCAAGCGCAAGGTGCGCAAGCTCATCGAAGAAGAAAACCCGCGCCATCCGCTGACGGACGATCAACTCGCCGCGTTGCTACAAGGGCAGGGAATTCAGGTCACCCGCCGCACTGTCGCCAAGTATCGCGAAGATCTGCACATTCCATCGACCCACCAGCGCCGCCGCCGCGAAGCGTAA